A stretch of the Panicum virgatum strain AP13 chromosome 9N, P.virgatum_v5, whole genome shotgun sequence genome encodes the following:
- the LOC120689806 gene encoding probable protein phosphatase 2C 72 isoform X2: protein MLSAVMDYLRSCWGPASPTGPPRRGSDAAGRQDGLLWYKDGGQVVDGEFSMAVVQANNLLEDHSQVESGPLSATDPSLQGTFVGVYDGHGGPETARYINDHLFNHLRRFASEHKCMSADVIRKAFRATEEGFISVVSSQWSLRPQLAAVGSCCLVGVICSGTLYVANLGDSRAVLGRLVKGTGEVLAMQLSAEHNASYEEVRRELQAAHPDDPHIVVLKHNVWRVKGIIQITRSIGDVYLKKPEFNREPLHAKFRLQETFRRPLLSSDPAITVHQIQPTDKFIIFASDGLWEHLSNQEAVDMVQSSPRNGIARRLVKAAMQEAAKKREMRYSDLKKIDRGVRRHFHDDITVIVVFFDSNATATAAWSRPTVSLRGGGVPIPSNTLAPFSVPTELNSSY from the exons ATGCTATCGGCTGTGATGGATTACTTGAGATCTTGCTGGGGGCCGGCTTCGCCGACCGGGCCCCCCCGCAGAGGATCGGACGCTGCCGGCCGCCAGGACGGGCTCCTTTGGTACAAGGACGGCGGGCAGGTCGTCGACGGTGAGTTCTCCATGGCCGTTGTCCAGGCCAACAACCTGCTGGAGGACCATAGCCAGGTGGAATCGGGGCCGCTCAGCGCAACGGACCCCAGCCTCCAAGGCACCTTCGTTGGCGTCTATGATGGGCATGGTGGCCCGGAGACGGCGCGCTACATCAATGATCATCTCTTCAACCACCTGAGGA GATTTGCATCCGAGCACAAGTGCATGTCAGCAGATGTGATTCGGAAGGCTTTCCGAGCGACCGAGGAGGGGTTCATTTCTGTAGTTAGTAGCCAATGGTCATTGAGACCTCAATTAGCAGCGGTTGGCTCTTGCTGTCTTGTTGGCGTGATTTGCAGTGGAACTCTATATGTTGCAAACCTTGGGGATTCCCGTGCTGTTCTTGGGAGACTGGTGAAGGGAACTGGAGAGGTTTTAGCAATGCAGCTCTCAGCAGAACACAATGCATCCTATGAGGAGGTTAGGCGAGAGCTGCAGGCAGCACATCCTGACGATCCCCATATTGTTGTCCTAAAGCACAATGTTTGGCGTGTGAAGGGCATCATCCAG ATAACAAGGTCAATTGGAGATGTATATCTGAAGAAACCGGAGTTCAATAGAGAACCTTTGCATGCCAAGTTTCGCCTTCAGGAAACTTTCAGGAGACCGCTTCTTAGTTCTGATCCAGCAATTACTGTACACCAAATACAGCCAACTGATAAGTTCATCATTTTTGCATCTGATGGACTCTGGGAGCATCTTAGTAATCAGGAAGCTGTTGACATGGTGCAGAGTAGCCCTCGAAAT GGAATTGCTCGAAGATTAGTAAAGGCTGCAATGCAGGAAGCAGCGAAGAAGAGGGAGATGAGGTATTCCGACCTCAAGAAAATTGATCGTGGGGTGAGGAGGCACTTCCATGATGATATAACTGTCATCGTGGTCTTTTTCGATTCAAATGCCACGGCAACTGCTGCCTGGAGCAGACCCACAGTCTCCCTACGTGGGGGCGGTGTTCCAATCCCTTCCAACACCCTTGCTCCATTCTCAGTTCCCACAGAGCTAAACAGCTCTTACTGA
- the LOC120689806 gene encoding probable protein phosphatase 2C 72 isoform X1, which translates to MLSAVMDYLRSCWGPASPTGPPRRGSDAAGRQDGLLWYKDGGQVVDGEFSMAVVQANNLLEDHSQVESGPLSATDPSLQGTFVGVYDGHGGPETARYINDHLFNHLRRFASEHKCMSADVIRKAFRATEEGFISVVSSQWSLRPQLAAVGSCCLVGVICSGTLYVANLGDSRAVLGRLVKGTGEVLAMQLSAEHNASYEEVRRELQAAHPDDPHIVVLKHNVWRVKGIIQITRSIGDVYLKKPEFNREPLHAKFRLQETFRRPLLSSDPAITVHQIQPTDKFIIFASDGLWEHLSNQEAVDMVQSSPRNILLTSQGIARRLVKAAMQEAAKKREMRYSDLKKIDRGVRRHFHDDITVIVVFFDSNATATAAWSRPTVSLRGGGVPIPSNTLAPFSVPTELNSSY; encoded by the exons ATGCTATCGGCTGTGATGGATTACTTGAGATCTTGCTGGGGGCCGGCTTCGCCGACCGGGCCCCCCCGCAGAGGATCGGACGCTGCCGGCCGCCAGGACGGGCTCCTTTGGTACAAGGACGGCGGGCAGGTCGTCGACGGTGAGTTCTCCATGGCCGTTGTCCAGGCCAACAACCTGCTGGAGGACCATAGCCAGGTGGAATCGGGGCCGCTCAGCGCAACGGACCCCAGCCTCCAAGGCACCTTCGTTGGCGTCTATGATGGGCATGGTGGCCCGGAGACGGCGCGCTACATCAATGATCATCTCTTCAACCACCTGAGGA GATTTGCATCCGAGCACAAGTGCATGTCAGCAGATGTGATTCGGAAGGCTTTCCGAGCGACCGAGGAGGGGTTCATTTCTGTAGTTAGTAGCCAATGGTCATTGAGACCTCAATTAGCAGCGGTTGGCTCTTGCTGTCTTGTTGGCGTGATTTGCAGTGGAACTCTATATGTTGCAAACCTTGGGGATTCCCGTGCTGTTCTTGGGAGACTGGTGAAGGGAACTGGAGAGGTTTTAGCAATGCAGCTCTCAGCAGAACACAATGCATCCTATGAGGAGGTTAGGCGAGAGCTGCAGGCAGCACATCCTGACGATCCCCATATTGTTGTCCTAAAGCACAATGTTTGGCGTGTGAAGGGCATCATCCAG ATAACAAGGTCAATTGGAGATGTATATCTGAAGAAACCGGAGTTCAATAGAGAACCTTTGCATGCCAAGTTTCGCCTTCAGGAAACTTTCAGGAGACCGCTTCTTAGTTCTGATCCAGCAATTACTGTACACCAAATACAGCCAACTGATAAGTTCATCATTTTTGCATCTGATGGACTCTGGGAGCATCTTAGTAATCAGGAAGCTGTTGACATGGTGCAGAGTAGCCCTCGAAAT ATATTACTTACGTCGCAGGGAATTGCTCGAAGATTAGTAAAGGCTGCAATGCAGGAAGCAGCGAAGAAGAGGGAGATGAGGTATTCCGACCTCAAGAAAATTGATCGTGGGGTGAGGAGGCACTTCCATGATGATATAACTGTCATCGTGGTCTTTTTCGATTCAAATGCCACGGCAACTGCTGCCTGGAGCAGACCCACAGTCTCCCTACGTGGGGGCGGTGTTCCAATCCCTTCCAACACCCTTGCTCCATTCTCAGTTCCCACAGAGCTAAACAGCTCTTACTGA